A single genomic interval of Lewinellaceae bacterium harbors:
- a CDS encoding acyl-CoA dehydrogenase family protein, translated as MFETQLASESLTLIRDSTRDFAEQHIRPYVMEWDESQHFPKDVLQEMGKYGMMGVLVPESLGGAGLGYQEYITVIEEVAKVDPSLGLSVAAHNSLCSGHISQFGDDIQKAKYLSKLATGEWIGAWGLTEPNTGSDSMRMQCTAVKDGNNYILNGNKLWITHGISAEVAVVLARTGYLLDKNGISAFVIERGTPGFYAGKKENKLGMRASETAEMIFDNCRIHKNQMLGEEGQGFIQAMKVLDGGRISIAALSLGIAKGAYEAAVAYAKQREQFGRPIAHFQAISFKLADMATKIQAAELLTRRAGYLKDQGLPVTTESAMAKLYASEVCVEIANDAVQVFGGYGYTKDFPVEKFYRDAKLCTIGEGTSEIQKLVISRNLLKD; from the coding sequence ATGTTTGAAACTCAGTTGGCTAGCGAAAGTTTAACCCTGATACGGGACAGTACCCGAGATTTTGCTGAACAACACATCAGGCCCTATGTGATGGAATGGGATGAATCCCAACATTTCCCCAAGGATGTCCTGCAGGAGATGGGCAAGTATGGTATGATGGGTGTCCTTGTACCGGAATCGTTGGGTGGAGCCGGTTTGGGTTATCAGGAATACATCACTGTAATCGAGGAAGTTGCGAAAGTTGATCCTTCACTGGGATTGTCGGTTGCAGCACATAATTCATTGTGCTCCGGGCACATCAGCCAGTTTGGCGATGACATTCAAAAAGCAAAATACCTCAGTAAGTTAGCGACTGGTGAGTGGATCGGTGCCTGGGGTTTGACTGAACCCAACACCGGGAGCGATTCCATGCGTATGCAGTGTACGGCTGTGAAGGATGGGAATAACTACATTCTGAACGGGAACAAACTGTGGATAACACATGGCATCAGCGCAGAGGTGGCAGTTGTTCTGGCACGCACCGGATATTTATTGGATAAAAACGGTATTAGTGCCTTTGTCATAGAACGTGGTACACCAGGGTTTTATGCCGGTAAAAAGGAAAACAAATTAGGCATGCGGGCTTCGGAGACGGCGGAAATGATCTTCGATAATTGCCGTATTCATAAAAATCAAATGTTAGGGGAGGAAGGCCAGGGATTTATCCAGGCGATGAAAGTGCTGGATGGGGGACGTATTTCCATTGCTGCCCTTTCTCTTGGAATTGCCAAAGGTGCCTATGAGGCTGCTGTCGCCTATGCCAAGCAGCGGGAACAATTTGGGCGTCCGATTGCCCATTTCCAGGCGATCTCCTTTAAGTTAGCCGATATGGCAACCAAAATCCAGGCTGCCGAGTTGCTTACCCGTCGCGCCGGGTACCTGAAGGATCAGGGACTCCCGGTGACCACCGAATCTGCCATGGCCAAGTTGTATGCCTCCGAGGTATGCGTTGAGATTGCCAATGATGCTGTCCAGGTTTTTGGTGGCTATGGTTATACCAAAGATTTTCCGGTCGAAAAATTTTATCGTGACGCCAAGTTGTGCACCATCGGAGAAGGTACTTCAGAGATCCAGAAACTGGTTATATCCCGCAATCTGCTCAAGGACTGA
- a CDS encoding replication-associated recombination protein A, with translation MKPLAERLRPQHLSDIVGQQHLVGPQGVLTKLIQQGQIPSMIFWGPPGVGKTTMARLIAQELKRPMFALSAVHSGVKDVRETIEKAEKQRFFDRPNPILFIDEIHRFSKAQQDSLLHAVENGTVTLIGATTENPSFEVISALLSRSQVYVLKPLSETELLNLAKRALDTDEILAPLHLTIAETEALIQLSDGDARKLLNMVDLVGGALEEGQAITNEVITSLVQQNLTRYDKGGEQHYDIASALIKSIRGSDPNGAVYWLARMLDGGEDVKFIARRLLISAAEDIGLANPNALLLAQSCFQAVHVIGMPEARIILSEATVYLASSPKSNSAYAAIGAALDLVRKTGNLPVPLHLRNAPTRLMKDLDYGKGYKYSHEGKDHFMDQEYLPEGVEGTQLYDPALNGQEEKLRQYLQHCWKEKYGY, from the coding sequence ATGAAACCATTAGCGGAGCGGCTTCGTCCCCAACACTTATCCGATATCGTAGGCCAGCAACATCTGGTAGGACCGCAGGGAGTACTCACCAAATTAATCCAGCAGGGTCAGATCCCGTCCATGATCTTCTGGGGACCTCCCGGTGTAGGCAAGACCACAATGGCACGGCTGATCGCCCAGGAACTGAAGCGGCCCATGTTCGCACTAAGTGCAGTCCATTCCGGCGTCAAAGATGTACGCGAGACCATCGAAAAAGCCGAAAAGCAACGCTTTTTTGACCGTCCGAATCCAATCCTATTCATCGACGAGATCCACCGTTTCAGCAAGGCACAGCAGGATTCCTTATTGCATGCAGTGGAAAACGGTACGGTAACACTCATTGGGGCAACCACTGAAAATCCAAGCTTCGAAGTGATATCGGCATTATTGAGCCGTTCCCAAGTTTATGTACTGAAGCCGTTGAGCGAGACGGAACTTCTGAATCTGGCAAAACGGGCTCTGGATACGGACGAGATCCTGGCGCCGCTGCATTTGACCATAGCGGAGACGGAGGCATTGATTCAGCTTTCAGATGGTGATGCCCGCAAACTACTGAACATGGTGGACCTGGTGGGTGGTGCTTTAGAGGAAGGCCAGGCCATTACCAACGAGGTGATCACCAGCCTGGTGCAGCAAAATCTCACCCGGTATGACAAAGGCGGAGAACAACATTACGACATTGCTTCTGCATTAATAAAATCCATCCGCGGCAGTGATCCAAACGGCGCCGTATACTGGCTGGCCCGTATGCTGGATGGTGGCGAGGATGTAAAATTTATTGCACGACGATTGCTGATCTCGGCAGCAGAGGACATCGGGTTAGCCAATCCAAATGCCTTATTGCTGGCTCAATCCTGTTTTCAGGCCGTGCATGTGATCGGGATGCCTGAGGCACGCATTATCCTTTCTGAAGCCACTGTATACCTGGCATCTTCACCTAAAAGCAACTCGGCCTATGCTGCTATCGGAGCAGCCCTTGACCTGGTACGCAAGACAGGGAATCTTCCGGTCCCACTGCATCTGCGCAATGCCCCAACCCGGCTGATGAAAGATCTGGATTACGGCAAAGGGTACAAGTATTCGCATGAGGGTAAGGATCATTTCATGGATCAGGAATATCTGCCGGAAGGGGTCGAAGGCACTCAACTGTATGACCCTGCTCTGAATGGCCAGGAAGAGAAGCTCAGGCAGTACCTACAGCACTGCTGGAAAGAAAAATATGGCTATTGA
- a CDS encoding T9SS type A sorting domain-containing protein, with amino-acid sequence MKNTLVALLIFLIHLPLAYSQDCQVGIIRASTSNGIVLELKLRPADQVRGIRWSTGDSTNRILVSEPGVYCVKVAFAGGCIADDCIEIGRPDSTPCFVEIKRETLDSGIRLTAIPRPADAVVALKWSTASEDRSIVVREPGKYCVGVRFSTGCTAEACVEIPRTDPLECNVEIRREVTDSGIRLTAVPRPADAVVAFRWSTGSEDRSIVVREPGKYCVGVRFSTGCTAEACVEIPRLDSEECKVEIRRELLQGTMSAIQLKAIARPGDDVISFKWNTGDTTQMITVEKPGNYCVGVRFASRCTARDCVEIAGRDCQVGFERHTADSGFYVSIVPRPDTGIVAVKWSTGDTGRQIQVLAPGKYCVRVAYRNGCVAENCFEYERACSVHIRTSKGKLGAKARGIAPFVYYWSTGDSSEVIEVENPGEYCITVVDATGCKSETCIRYDPDLLLAANGDAQAVSEHREVYNPTGSPSNLVSEKIPGNSFVYPNPTDGIWNIQLPINQSGTFIVQVQDMQGKTHIQKILNLEKGIPIVEIDGSNLPPGLYLTLIHDSTRYWALKTIRK; translated from the coding sequence ATGAAAAACACATTAGTAGCCCTTCTCATCTTTCTCATTCACTTGCCTTTGGCTTATTCCCAGGATTGCCAGGTCGGGATCATCCGGGCCTCGACCAGTAATGGAATTGTCCTGGAGTTAAAGTTAAGGCCAGCCGATCAGGTTCGTGGAATACGCTGGTCCACCGGAGATTCCACGAACCGTATTTTGGTTTCGGAGCCAGGTGTTTATTGTGTCAAAGTTGCGTTTGCCGGGGGCTGCATCGCTGATGACTGCATTGAGATTGGTCGTCCTGATTCTACCCCCTGTTTTGTAGAGATCAAGCGGGAAACATTGGATTCGGGTATCAGACTTACAGCGATCCCACGGCCTGCCGATGCGGTTGTAGCACTCAAGTGGAGTACCGCTTCGGAGGATCGTTCGATCGTGGTCAGGGAGCCGGGTAAATATTGTGTTGGCGTACGGTTCAGTACCGGCTGTACGGCGGAAGCTTGTGTGGAGATCCCTCGGACGGACCCACTGGAATGTAATGTAGAGATCAGGCGTGAAGTGACTGATTCGGGCATCAGGCTGACGGCAGTCCCTCGGCCTGCCGATGCGGTGGTTGCATTCAGGTGGAGTACCGGTTCAGAAGATCGTTCGATTGTGGTCAGGGAGCCGGGTAAATATTGTGTTGGAGTGCGGTTCAGCACTGGCTGCACAGCAGAAGCATGCGTAGAGATCCCGCGCCTGGACTCGGAAGAATGCAAAGTAGAAATCAGGCGTGAGCTACTTCAGGGTACAATGTCAGCTATTCAATTAAAGGCCATCGCCCGGCCAGGCGATGATGTCATTTCCTTCAAATGGAATACAGGAGATACTACGCAAATGATCACCGTTGAAAAACCCGGTAATTATTGTGTTGGTGTACGCTTTGCATCCAGATGTACAGCCCGGGACTGTGTTGAAATAGCCGGCAGAGATTGCCAGGTTGGCTTTGAACGTCATACTGCGGATAGCGGCTTCTATGTGTCCATTGTGCCACGTCCGGATACGGGCATCGTCGCTGTAAAATGGTCTACAGGAGATACGGGCCGGCAAATTCAAGTCCTTGCTCCTGGGAAATATTGTGTACGGGTTGCTTATCGTAATGGGTGTGTGGCAGAAAATTGCTTTGAATATGAAAGGGCCTGCAGTGTTCATATTCGTACCTCGAAAGGTAAGCTTGGTGCCAAAGCCCGAGGCATAGCTCCATTTGTATACTATTGGTCAACCGGAGACTCCAGCGAAGTAATTGAAGTGGAAAACCCCGGTGAATATTGCATTACTGTAGTTGATGCAACTGGATGTAAATCAGAGACATGCATAAGGTATGATCCGGATTTGCTGCTGGCTGCAAATGGAGATGCCCAGGCGGTTTCAGAACATCGGGAAGTTTATAATCCAACCGGATCGCCATCGAATCTGGTAAGCGAGAAAATACCGGGCAACTCATTCGTTTATCCTAACCCGACAGACGGTATATGGAATATCCAACTGCCTATAAATCAGAGCGGTACATTTATTGTGCAGGTTCAGGATATGCAGGGTAAAACACATATCCAAAAGATCCTTAATTTAGAGAAGGGCATTCCCATCGTTGAAATTGACGGATCGAATCTGCCACCCGGTTTGTATCTGACCCTGATCCATGACAGTACCCGGTATTGGGCGCTCAAAACCATTCGAAAGTAA
- a CDS encoding RNA polymerase sigma factor, protein MDHNLIKQCITGQRHAQFLLYENCFPWLMQVCLRYMPDETEARAILNSGFLKIIMNLNRYNPDVPFEAWGKRIMINTIIDAFRKTQSLRRKVEIVELDHTAESRHVDYNQAELLLEAEQYQRMIHQLPEIPRKVFNLYAIDGYSHAEIGELLSISPGTSKWYLNAARQNLKEMIASKLQKDQGPLKGPPRQISVNQPR, encoded by the coding sequence ATGGACCACAATCTCATAAAGCAATGTATAACTGGGCAACGCCATGCCCAGTTTTTGCTTTATGAAAACTGCTTTCCCTGGTTGATGCAGGTGTGTTTACGCTATATGCCAGACGAGACAGAGGCCAGGGCCATATTAAATAGTGGATTTCTGAAGATCATCATGAATCTAAACAGATATAATCCCGATGTTCCTTTTGAGGCATGGGGAAAGCGCATCATGATCAACACGATAATTGATGCATTCAGGAAGACACAGTCATTGCGCCGGAAAGTCGAGATCGTAGAGCTTGATCATACCGCTGAAAGCCGTCATGTCGATTACAATCAGGCCGAACTGCTTTTGGAAGCAGAGCAATATCAAAGGATGATTCACCAGCTTCCAGAAATCCCAAGGAAAGTTTTTAACCTGTATGCCATCGATGGATATTCCCATGCTGAAATTGGTGAGCTGTTATCCATTTCTCCCGGAACATCAAAATGGTACCTGAACGCAGCCAGACAGAACTTGAAAGAAATGATCGCATCAAAACTTCAGAAAGATCAGGGGCCGCTGAAAGGTCCCCCCAGACAGATATCTGTAAATCAACCAAGATGA
- a CDS encoding PorT family protein: MKEKDPIDNLFARNLSSNHYNMRPEDWQNALRLIESQKRRKRRLAFWLFGSLVVLGLLTGYWFAFAGGKEPENITRHEAVVEDAFADDGKEGNREALKSQMSTQEQALVIDASKGVLRQLADPNDKLRGRKGAGTRQNTSAVPGSYTQLRKQPDVVLDDPAKDAGIGFQFQENHKSVTDSKAIRSLPDRFITIDVSDTGIRLKKMNTSLSGPEIPFEPVVGIGLSIGTLFSIGSSELWQGIEAGLMTTYQFYEKWGLQLGVMYGQNHQIGGYSQLEYQSEYDFGSVTRTLGMYGDTRHYLEFPLALHYHISRWSVFAGVAPSYTLGVQGSVNEITLMPILGTRSNKVQQVVQSLSEGWLPTGPYRKWNFRTTAGMRYQVNKGFFLQGALGYLWKNDLSDYPESLMQSKPSPVSIGLGIQIMLEQ; this comes from the coding sequence ATGAAAGAAAAAGATCCAATAGATAATCTATTTGCCCGGAACCTGAGCAGTAATCACTACAATATGCGGCCGGAAGATTGGCAAAATGCGCTTCGCCTGATTGAATCCCAAAAGCGACGTAAGCGCAGGCTTGCATTCTGGCTATTCGGCAGCTTGGTAGTTTTAGGCTTGTTAACAGGATACTGGTTTGCCTTTGCGGGAGGTAAGGAACCTGAAAATATAACCAGGCATGAGGCTGTGGTTGAAGATGCCTTCGCTGATGATGGTAAGGAAGGAAATCGGGAAGCCTTGAAATCTCAAATGTCAACTCAGGAACAGGCATTAGTTATTGACGCTTCTAAAGGTGTTTTACGCCAACTAGCTGACCCTAATGACAAACTACGGGGACGAAAGGGAGCAGGGACCCGCCAAAATACCTCGGCTGTTCCCGGTAGTTATACTCAACTAAGAAAGCAACCAGATGTGGTGTTGGATGATCCGGCTAAAGATGCGGGAATCGGGTTTCAGTTTCAGGAGAACCACAAGTCTGTGACAGATAGCAAGGCCATAAGATCCTTACCTGACAGATTTATTACAATCGATGTATCAGATACCGGAATCCGGCTGAAAAAGATGAACACCTCATTGTCGGGCCCGGAAATTCCATTCGAACCGGTAGTTGGCATTGGACTTTCGATCGGAACCTTGTTTAGTATCGGGAGCTCAGAATTATGGCAGGGTATCGAGGCCGGATTGATGACCACCTACCAGTTTTATGAAAAATGGGGTTTGCAACTCGGTGTCATGTATGGGCAGAATCACCAGATTGGCGGCTATTCTCAACTGGAATATCAGTCAGAATATGATTTTGGCTCGGTCACCAGAACATTGGGAATGTATGGAGATACCAGGCATTACCTGGAATTCCCACTGGCATTACACTATCATATATCGCGCTGGTCTGTCTTCGCTGGTGTTGCACCGTCCTATACACTGGGTGTGCAGGGTTCAGTAAATGAAATAACACTGATGCCGATCCTGGGAACCCGTTCCAATAAAGTACAGCAAGTGGTGCAGTCGCTTTCTGAAGGCTGGCTGCCCACAGGACCTTACCGGAAGTGGAACTTCAGGACAACAGCGGGGATGCGGTATCAGGTGAATAAAGGCTTTTTCCTGCAAGGGGCCTTAGGCTACCTGTGGAAGAATGATTTAAGCGATTATCCGGAATCGTTGATGCAGTCAAAGCCAAGTCCGGTATCGATTGGGTTAGGAATACAAATTATGTTGGAGCAATGA
- a CDS encoding SDR family oxidoreductase, which yields MRFRDKTVLITGGSRGIGRATAQAFAEEGAVVVINYHKELEGARNFVTTLPNGPHHLIQANVGNPEDARRLVEESVRLTGRLDILVNNAGIHEHHPIDQVDYSTWQNEWEKTIQVNLFGPANTMYWATQHMIRQGGGRIVNVSSRGAFRGEPDQPAYGASKAGLNALSQSLAQKLAPYHIYIGVVAPCFTETDMAAEILAGPRGDGIRKQSPTGRVAKPEEVARGILFLAETGTEYMTGAILDINGASYLRS from the coding sequence ATGCGTTTTCGAGATAAGACCGTACTCATTACCGGTGGAAGCCGGGGAATTGGTCGCGCCACTGCTCAGGCCTTTGCCGAAGAAGGTGCGGTGGTAGTCATCAATTATCACAAAGAACTGGAAGGAGCCAGAAACTTTGTGACCACCCTCCCCAATGGCCCGCATCATCTGATTCAGGCAAATGTTGGCAATCCGGAAGATGCCAGAAGGCTGGTGGAAGAATCGGTACGGCTCACCGGCCGTTTGGATATCCTGGTGAACAACGCCGGCATTCACGAACACCATCCAATCGACCAGGTAGACTACTCAACCTGGCAAAACGAGTGGGAAAAGACCATTCAGGTCAACCTCTTCGGGCCTGCCAATACCATGTACTGGGCGACCCAGCATATGATCCGGCAAGGAGGAGGTCGTATTGTCAATGTTTCTTCCCGGGGAGCATTTCGCGGTGAACCTGACCAACCAGCCTATGGAGCCAGTAAAGCCGGGTTAAACGCACTCAGCCAGTCTCTGGCCCAGAAATTAGCTCCGTACCATATTTACATTGGTGTAGTAGCTCCGTGCTTTACGGAAACCGATATGGCGGCGGAAATCCTTGCCGGACCCCGGGGAGATGGGATCCGCAAACAATCACCTACCGGACGAGTCGCCAAACCGGAAGAAGTTGCCCGAGGTATCTTATTCCTGGCTGAGACAGGGACGGAATACATGACCGGAGCAATCCTGGATATAAATGGCGCTTCATACCTCAGATCCTAG
- a CDS encoding sterol desaturase family protein, with product MNYIILSIPVFFLLIGIELLIDKYKQSHLYRFNDAVSNISCGIAQQVSGVFFKTILIVGYVFLYDHYRFFNLPNTWWMYLLLFIGIDFFYYWFHRMSHEISFFWGAHIVHHQSEDYNLSVALRQSTFQAFVSTVFYLPLALLGFNPVAFVTIGAFQTLYQFWIHTKTIDKLHPAFEYVFNTPSHHRVHHGRNPQYIDKNHGGTLIVFDRMFGTFQPEEEEVVYGVTKPLSSWNPLWANFDYYVDLWHLLQQPMSWWERIQVLVRKPGWMPAHLGGYQRPKPVTSDSAVKYDTAVPPGVNYYVFMQYIMILGFTSWFLFTLSKYDHLTQIWLTAWILLGIANMGAIFELRKWVWYVEWFRFVFTMVLLWILPFQITIRIGATVLISVSALWFFSFRPLFRRK from the coding sequence ATGAATTACATCATCCTGTCCATACCAGTTTTCTTCCTACTCATAGGAATCGAATTGTTGATCGATAAGTATAAGCAATCCCATTTGTATCGCTTTAATGATGCTGTTTCCAACATCAGCTGCGGGATTGCACAACAGGTCAGTGGGGTCTTTTTTAAAACCATTCTCATTGTGGGATACGTGTTCCTTTACGACCACTACCGGTTTTTCAATCTACCAAATACCTGGTGGATGTATTTGTTACTTTTCATCGGCATTGATTTCTTCTATTACTGGTTTCACCGGATGTCCCACGAGATTTCATTCTTCTGGGGAGCGCATATCGTACATCACCAGAGTGAAGACTACAATCTGAGTGTGGCACTGCGACAATCCACCTTCCAGGCTTTTGTTTCAACCGTATTTTATCTCCCGTTAGCGCTTCTGGGGTTCAATCCGGTGGCATTCGTTACTATTGGCGCTTTTCAGACACTGTATCAGTTCTGGATCCACACCAAAACCATCGACAAGTTACATCCCGCTTTCGAGTATGTATTTAATACACCTTCCCACCACCGTGTCCATCATGGCCGGAATCCGCAATACATCGATAAGAATCACGGCGGCACTCTGATCGTGTTTGACCGGATGTTCGGCACTTTTCAGCCGGAAGAGGAAGAAGTGGTCTATGGCGTGACCAAACCGTTATCTTCCTGGAACCCGCTTTGGGCTAATTTTGATTACTACGTGGATTTGTGGCATCTCTTACAACAACCGATGTCCTGGTGGGAACGCATACAGGTACTGGTTCGCAAGCCGGGTTGGATGCCTGCGCACCTGGGAGGTTATCAACGACCCAAGCCGGTAACAAGCGATTCAGCGGTTAAATACGATACGGCAGTTCCACCCGGAGTGAACTATTATGTATTCATGCAATACATCATGATCCTGGGATTTACGTCATGGTTTCTGTTTACTCTTTCCAAGTACGACCATCTCACCCAGATCTGGCTGACGGCCTGGATTTTGTTGGGTATTGCCAATATGGGAGCTATTTTCGAGCTTAGAAAATGGGTATGGTATGTGGAGTGGTTTCGTTTTGTCTTCACCATGGTGCTCCTCTGGATCCTGCCTTTCCAGATAACTATCCGCATCGGCGCTACTGTCCTGATATCGGTCAGCGCTCTGTGGTTCTTTAGTTTCAGGCCCCTCTTCAGGCGGAAATAG
- a CDS encoding DJ-1/PfpI family protein: MSIKSLPLWLFFGWQACSSPTPPETSRNYEPQLKDAYHVAFLIMDGTYNTEFTAPFDIFQHTQFREGIKPMEVFTVARTHDAITTFEGIKVLPDYSYLQDSLPAIDILVIPSAEHHLDTDRADSTLIRWVRKVSQSAHFVTSHCDGAFILAQAGVLNGHVCTTFPGDIGLMRAEFPNLDIRDSVYFVHDDRVITSAGGARSFEAALYLCEHLYGVNVARRIAEGLVIDWNLDQIPHLVASPH; the protein is encoded by the coding sequence ATGAGCATAAAATCACTCCCATTATGGTTGTTCTTTGGATGGCAGGCATGCTCCTCTCCCACTCCACCGGAGACTTCGCGGAATTATGAACCGCAGTTAAAGGACGCCTATCACGTCGCTTTCCTGATCATGGACGGCACCTACAACACGGAATTCACTGCACCCTTTGATATCTTTCAGCACACCCAATTCCGCGAAGGTATCAAACCCATGGAGGTTTTCACCGTCGCTAGGACTCATGACGCCATAACCACCTTTGAAGGAATAAAAGTGTTGCCGGATTACAGCTACCTTCAGGACAGCCTTCCTGCCATAGACATACTTGTCATCCCCAGTGCGGAACACCATCTGGATACTGACCGGGCGGACAGTACATTGATCCGGTGGGTTCGGAAGGTAAGTCAGTCGGCTCATTTCGTCACCTCTCACTGTGATGGAGCATTTATACTGGCACAGGCAGGCGTCCTGAATGGACACGTGTGTACCACATTCCCGGGTGATATCGGATTAATGCGGGCAGAATTTCCAAATCTGGACATTCGCGACAGTGTATACTTTGTTCACGACGATCGCGTTATTACTTCAGCCGGAGGTGCCCGGTCATTTGAAGCAGCACTTTATCTGTGTGAACACTTATATGGAGTAAATGTGGCAAGAAGAATTGCAGAAGGTTTGGTCATCGATTGGAATTTAGATCAAATCCCGCATCTGGTAGCCTCTCCCCATTGA